The Tenebrio molitor chromosome 2, icTenMoli1.1, whole genome shotgun sequence DNA segment CAACATCCTTGTACACACCCTCAGTGTCCTGATCCAGTTTAAACGTGTCCGGATCGAAAATGACACGAGCTTCGCCGTAATGACTCACTTGAGAAAGCAGTCGAGAAGTCTCCTTGTGCAAATTCATAAAACTGAAGACCTGCAAAGATAGCGTAGCAACACTCTCATCAACAAAACCAACGTACCTTCCCGGGACTCTTCTCAAACGATTTTGAAGTCAATTTATCTTTCAATTCTTGTAGTTTATCGTCGACGTTGTCGTGGGCAACCTTCCCCTCTTGCATGATTATCTGGACGTCTTTCAAAACCTTCTCTTCGTCCATCTTTATCAACTCTATTTTCTGCAAAGTCGCCTCTTTGATATTTTCCACCAACTGACGGCACCGACTCTCGAAGTTTTCCAGTTTGTGGTCGAGTCTCACTTTCGACTCGTCCACTTGCTTGACCAGagttgtcaaatttgattCCAGTTCAGTCAAGTGCTCGTTCCAGCAGACGTTGCAGAAGACCTGAAATTTTCTACCAATTGAAATGAACCGCGGCGAGTGTCGACCATCACCTGCATACAGTGCTGGCAGCATTGTCCCTGCTGTtgcgaaaaaatttgacatttaacacAGCGGTAGTCGTTTTTGGGGGTTAACGGCGAGGTGTTTCCATCGATCAGCTTCAGTACAGATTCGATATACAAGTTCTTGGGTAGATCGTTCAACGAGTCGACACCTTTCTGCAGCTcgacttttttctgacacacTGGACATTTTATAGCGGCAGCTTTTTTCGATAGAGCAGACTGACTGTCCAAGCTTTGCTGTTTGACCAAGAGTTTGTGGGCCAGGAGGTGCGACTGtaaacaattcaaacaaaatgtGTGCTGGCAGGGCAACATTTTGGGATCCGCCAGCTTTTCCAGACATATTCCACACTGGACCAGCTCTTCAATGGCGCCGATAGAATCTTGTCTGAAACACGCATCTGATAGCGATCAATTATGACTAAGGTTGCTGCTGATACCATCGCACATTGATAAGTGCGTGTTTGctcaaaatatttcaaacatTACTGGGCTTCCACTTTTAACCCCAAAAGTGTCTCCGGTTcgagtttattttgaatatgcGCTTTTAAATGCACTTATAGAGCACCACGACTTTTTGATGTACTAGGAAAATGCATTTGTCCTACCTTTGTAGACGTTGCTGTCTCCTCAGACGCACACTCTGCACTTTACTCACAGctttagattttttgaaaGTTTCAGTTCTCTGACCAGTCAAATTTCGCTGAGAGGCATCCATATTGTTCAGAAATTTCTACCAAACTGAATCTACTTGAAAACTGCAATCTTATCTTGATTGACAATTCAGATTGGTTCACtttaaaaacaagataaacCTTACACCTTTAtccattgtttaaaaattgtaaacataTCTTTCCATAATAAACATTATCAGATCTGTAGAAATATAAATGTGGGAAGGTTAAAAATGCGTTTTTGATCAAAATAACAGAACTGGCAGTCGACCTATTTCGCGAAGTACTTGATAAAACTCTAACCACTTGAGCTGTGATGTTAAAATGTGGTTGGGGTCCTGGTTGTCGCGTTGAACGTTGATCGAATGCAAAGCGTCCGATAATGGAGCATAAAAGGAGCATGTGTGTACTCACGATTGGATCATGGGAATTGAATCagaagaaataaattattgaagaaTCCGTCCGTTATATAAGAATAACAACTCAGATAACCGGTCTCGTTTGACACTTGGTCAGTAGAACTGCACCGGTTCATGTGCGACTTCTTTCCAGCATCGACCGAGCCTTCAGTGACACTTGATTCGGCAAAAATCCGCCAAAAAAATGCCATCGGATTTTTTGCCGCGTTCGGTCGTTTTCAGTCAATCTCCTTTTAAGCTGTTCTAAATAAGGACCGTGTGCCCGGAAGTGCCACTTCTTTTCAGTCGTGCAGGATTCCACCAGAGGTGTTGGCGCAATTAGCTGTTATGATGCAAAAACACGAATGATACATCGGCGCTGGAATTTTATTGCCTTACcgtttaatgaaaatttgcaTCGCATTATAAGGTCAAGTTGAATCACGCAATTATTTAAGGAGACCTAAATATGACATAATAACAGCCGAGAAAAAACTCAAACGGGTCTCGCGACGGGTTGGATTCGAGTGTTCAATTATCGGAAGACTTTTTGCTGGGAAGATTCGCCATTTCATCAAATGAAACGGTGCAATTTTCGCAAATAACAGTTGCGACGGGTTTCGTGACACTTTTAACACTCTTAATGGATAGGGACGGGTGAAAATTGGCACTAAGTGGTATGACCAAAAAACGATTTCCTGAAAGGAGAAAAGTAGAGGTAAAACCTAGGAAAGTGTGGgagaaataaaaacagaaaggTCGGAGagaaaaaactagaaaaagtAAAGAAAGTAAGCGAGAGACGGAGTTCGGCGccaataaaaatgcaacaacACGCTAATTTGTATTCGGAAAAAAGATTtcgtaataattaattttgctgATTTGAGTCGGTGATAAACGACCTCGCCGTTCCGATTAAGAAaacgaataaataaaaagcgaGTGATCTACTTCGGCTCGCAGCCCCGAAGCGAACACTGGTTCGGTAAGTTCAGCAGACGAGATCCTGAAACGGTGacgctggtcaggatagagcTTGAGCACTGCAGAAGAATTGGCCAGCGAGCACCACGGACTCGGTCACCGGAGTAGAGAGTGAGTCGCACTCGCACGCGAATAATCCACGGTTAAGCACCATCACAGAGACCCATCGTCGGTTTCGCAACAGTCGCTCATTAGTACCACGATTTGTCTTTCGATTGTCTGTTCTGTCGGTGGCGCCACTTCACACCGACGGAGGAATGAGGGTGAAGGAAGAGCGAGGGTGTAGTGCGGTTCGGGCTTCTTCACATGGTCTCCACTCGACAACCAAGTGCTCGTTTTTGGACTTTTGAAAAGACCTCTGCTGGACTTGCAGGTAAAGTATTATTCCCTCAGTGATCCACACTTGTCATTCTTTTTTTGCCACCCCAATCCAAACAGTCGGTACCaacaaaagtaaaattaaaaataagtgTCATGCAATTTGTACGAGATGCGAATGCAAAATGACACTTTGCAAGTGCCGACATATTTCAATTCCAGGGGTTTTTGGCTTCGAAATGGAACATGTGATTCCTCCTAATGAGCAACAGTACTTTCGAGCAATTTTGctcgaaattttaatttattctcCGCGGTTTCAATCTAATAGAATATTAATGGTACCGGAGCTGCatgtaatttttgcaaatcagatgtGTCCAAGTTTGCAACGAGTTTTTGGAAATTAACTGACAGACCTAGATCAAGGTGAAGAATGCGACATAACGTAACACGTCTTTTAAACAAGCAGATTCACTCTCAACGGCACGTTTCGTGTGACAATAACAATAAAGGCACGACGGTAATTAGGCCGACAGGTTGATGTTTTGAGCAGAAGTAGTACCAAGACTATTAAGTTTTGTATTCCTGAAACATTACGATTTAActtgataaataattcatcGTTTTAATACGATTCGCAAACGGTACCATCTTATGGATGTTGTCTAACAACCAACTGTAAAAATTACTTGTAACTACACCACAATAGTTCCGACGCAATTACGGGATGATTTTGCCAAGATTTTTTAATGCCAACGGTACAGTTAAACGAGTTAGCGCCCGCCGTGCTTGAGGTTTTCAATTTGAGTATATGCAAATCGTAAAATTATCTATGTAGATCAGGTAGTTAATAACGTGTTTAATGCATTGCTAGCTATGTCAACTCGGTTATTTTGTATCACTCGAATGTGCCAGGTCGCTGGTGCAAATTTGAAGCAGCGCTGGGACCGTTAGCGCCCTTGTTACATCATAATGGCActcatttttcgaaatttcaccagacaattttaattgtctttCAATTTCAGAGTGCAATGTGTAATTATCACGCGAACCAACCAAGCCACCacgaaataattataaattctaattgaaagtaaaataaatgaattaggTTCCAGTCCGTTTACCGCAAAGTCTACACACATTCTTGCAACATTTACAAGAGATAGCACCCACAGTATTGTCCAGGCTTGGCAACAAAATCTcgtttgttaaattaattccaaACTGGTGAATGGTACCGGACATATTTTCGAGGCATGTTCCTCCCCCCGTGGGTGTTTATATCTGTACACGAATACAAATATGGTACCAACATGATTTTAGCTCATAACCAGTGCTGAAATTGTATCGGGTTCTCAGTAACAGTTATGACAAGCCCACTTGGAGATTATGTTTCCTGTTGGGTACTTCTGTATTGTTATCAGCAATTAAGTAGACCTCGCGATCGATTTCTTATCGAGCGAGCAAAAATTGCATTAGAATTAGGTGAAATTTGTATTGAATGGGTTCGTGTTTTGCACTCTGATTAATTAATTCCTGGTAATGTCTGACGGGTGTGGTGCAGGAAAATTAGtccaaatattttgaattaaatcacGACCAAACTAACGGACTCTAGTTGGTGTTCTTTGACAATCTGCGCATCGATAAACAATTGGATTGACTTGAGATTTTCAAAACAATGGAGAAACAGCTTCGGGGGGGACAATGCGATAAACTAAAGAACTAGATGGATCACATGTCAACTGTAAAAGTCCCTTTTTGAGTTTATTTGTGGCACATTAATCTGTCGTGATTTTGCGTGCTAATCTATGAGCATCATCAATCATCCGCACTTCTCCCAGACATGGTTACATCTTGCATCATAATGTGGCTCAAAAAAATCGATGTACGATAACAAGGTGGTACCAGGAATTTTTTATCGTACCAGTTTTACATAACGAGTTTCGCATCTTAATGACGGACTCGTTTGAGTATCGATCCTTTTCGCAAATTGCACCTGACCGACATTTTTAACTCGAccggagtaaaaaaaataccaagaACCACCCAGAAGTGGCCCAGACCATCGCGTGCTTCTTACATCATAATTTCAGACCGTTATGCGATACACGCTTTTAATTATTGTCATTGGCGATTTTTTTCCAACGAAAATCGTTGGCCCAGGATggagtataaaaaaaaaatgttggattTTCCTAGCTACAAGACTAGACTGTAATTCACCCACTTACTCGTTGCCCTCTTTTGGCGCTTTAATAACGGGTACGTAGCCTTCCGTCTTTGTTTCGTGGACGTGACGGCACTGACAGATGAGGGGCAAGAATGGAAGTACGCCCTACAAAAATGGCACGAAAGTTCGAACGCCATTCGCAGACGGCTTGGCCGTTAACATCGTATCCTTAAAATGCAAAAAGTCTCGTTGTTAATTATTCATCGGAATCTGCAAGGCGAAGATCGCAGTGATTCGGTCAAGGCTGCGGAACTTGTTCTTACGTAATGGTCGTTAGTAAAGTGCACGATTACCTAGTTTTGTTGCACTTGACCGCTGAAAAAGTTTCAGCAATCTTGAGAGCTTTCAGCTTTTCTGCGATCGCAGCATCGGACCGAAAGGATAGCGCTGAGGCGCACCCAAAAACGCAATTAATGATATTGATTCACATCTTGACGCCGTTAGAAGaattccaattttatttatttgattaaCATATACCAAGAACGGTTCGTTTACCCAAATAAGACTTATAAAATATGTTGTTTCGCGATCGCCCACGGTTAAGATTAATTTATGATTGAGGACTGATCTAGCAAAAACTGCTTAGATAACATGGTTTTGGTCACTTTGCAGGATGAAAATATCGATATCGAGAATGAAACACCTGTGGATGAAAACACATGCCATATATTTCTTATTACTATCTCTTTTACTGCCTTCATGCCTCTCCAAGGAAGAAGTTCATTCTAGACAGAAAAGAATACTGTGGGTAACGGCCGACGGGAGATTAGCGTTACCTCCGGGCACTACTCTAGTCATCACTCCATCTCTTTCGTTGCCGTTTGTTCGATACCCTCCAGATGGGTTTTTCTCAAACATGACGGTCAGTTTGCCATTCACAAGTGAGTCTCCGTGCTTATCacaaaatcacattttaaaCGCTTTGGCTCTGCAGTTGACTTCAACAAACTCGGTTTGACCGACAACGAGAACCCCTTCGGAGTTCTGCCTCCCGTTCTGGCCCGTTCGATGGGACGAGCGGCGGGAGGAGTTTTGGCGGATTACATTGGAAGCTTGCTCGACCACCGAAAACGGAGCAGAAGCAAAAGGTCGCTGCAGGAAGCTACTCCTCAACCCCCCGAACAGTTCAAACACGCTTTTCACGGGGGTGAAAGAGCGCTGTTGTACTTTGTTCTGGAAGAGTTCTTGGAGAATTTTGGAATGGACGGGAAAGCTTGTCTCTTGAGGGCGATCTGTGAAGTGCATGCTCATCCCTTGCAGAACTTCGGGTTGATGGGGGAAATGCTCAAATTGTTCTTGACGTAAATGTCCAGTTAAATCTATGAGGGGTTAGTAATTGATTTGGTGATTTTTTAGAGCGAGCAAATCGCCTTATTCGAAAATGCTCGACGAGTATGTGGAGGCGGAAAATGCAGGGCGCGGAAAGTCGGGATCCTCGGAGTGTTGGCCCTATATGAAGGACTGCCCTAAATCACTGTTTCTCCCCAGACACAACCACTATAGGTATTATGACACAATAATATTATGTTTGTTATCGtaatcaaaaatttcagtgaaTCTGGCGAAGAAGACGTGAtcgaagaagaaaataaagtTACCTATAATCCGACGATAACGAACATGTAGTGACAAGTGAATGAAAATGTGGTGATAAAATATTAAACGGGTGAGATTCAAACTAAGTCAATAAAGGACGATTTTGCGGGAAATCGTGTATAGGAGAAAAATATTGCTCAAATTAATTTCACAGTGCATTTGGCATTAACACATTCTGTTCAacttgattatttattataaatagtagcgtgtttatattatttgtcattgTAAAATACATAGTTAATTATTGATGGCTTGTAAAGTATTTTTATACGTAgcgattatttaaaatatttctgcagaaacaatttttacgtaataataaatgataattgaaaattgtttttggaaaaaactttCGTGTACAGCATATGAATTTATAAGTTGTAAATATATTCTGCATCCTCAagtcttttatttattttacaaaattatttaatcctTTCATgactaaattttgaaaaataacaattaagtATTATTTCGGCTAACAATGTGGAATTCATCTTTAGAATAAAATGAATACttctttatgaaaaaaaaagcaaaaacaaaaactgtcataaattctcatttttctcctttgtaaactgccgcttaactgccctaaaggaaaatgagcagataacgaaccgttgccctagacaacacattcaacgttacatttctgacaggtcttaaaaatttgtcaaaactgtcaaaagcaaatgcgaaaccatttttaaaagatttggaagcttcagggacgtcgtttgaaacaataacattttgtatgcaactcgtttctgggtaaattgggcttttctaattgtctcgggcaattagaaaagcccaatttacacagaaactagttgcataaataactttAAGGTATCAAGGGTGTTATAAGGTTCTTAACGCGCGAGGTCGGCAGAGTGAAACCCGAGGGCCTCTGGCCCGAGGGAAGCACGCCGATATAACACCCGTGGCGCCTTCAACGTTTAATGTCCGACTAGTTTCGTGTGTTTTTGGATTGAcaatattttgattaatttatacCAATCAGTCAAAAGTTGTTTGCAAATACATTAAACCTggaagaaaaattgttcaaaatttataaataacgtACAAgttaataacattttatgaAGAGATAGATTCGTGATTATTCTTATTAAAACAAGGTATGTATAATGTATTTTAGTCAGATTTTCACTAAGTGTGCATTAATGTTATGCAAATATTACATCTAGAAAATGGCTAAATATTTAAGTCTTTACTTCCTGTTATAACTGTTTTGCTTTTATGAAAAGATGAGACGAGAAAATAAGCCGGTTCATTGTATAAGCAATAGGtaccaaataaataaaatgtaatgatCATCTAAAATTCAACGTAGAGTAGGTAGTTACTATAACCTACGCTCAAAAAGGCAATGGGCCAACTACGTGAACATTATGTGTAGGTACATATACTCGTATGaacaatttcaacaaatgCTACCATATTTTCAAACTGCCTCAACAGGCAGGCAATATATTTAATTGTTACTTGCAGTAACTAGATTATTGGATTACTGGACAAATTTAATTGgatcaataaaaatataggAACCTATAAAAGTTTTATCCAGATTACAACTTTAAAAACAAGATATGTATTCCATGCACTTTCTAAAATTGTGTAATGTCAAAGATGCAAACACTGAACAATATACCTACCTAAGCTTAATGAAACTATTCTTAAATATGACAAaattttatcactttttttatctaaatttTTATCCTAAGATCGTTTATCTCTGAAACGTTTTTTATTCCCTTCAGAATTATGTACGCTTTAACATATAAAATTCAAGGGTACGGTGAATGTTCATTAATCATTACTTATTAGTACCTATTTCCAAAAGTaacgaatattttttatgttggCATTCGTTACTTTGGATTTCGCTGAGTAACAAATACCTACTGCAGTAACAGATACAAAGTTAATTTTTCCATACTTCACCCAGAGTGGAAAATGTGCAGTGAGCACCAAAAGTTTGGAATAAAACTAATAGGcacatattttctttcccgttcaatttttcgaaaataattcgGATTTTTCGATCATTTTCAGTCTTGCTTCCGTTTCGATTTCGGCGCAACGATGTCATCGccaatttctttaaaaagcAATCTTCCAGTGTCTATTGCAAATTTAGATAGAGTACCTATTCAATTCTAATTTATGCCCATGTACGATGTATGATCTTTTGACTAATATTTCCTGAGatctcaatttttaaaaacgaaaacaGGATGACAGTGAAATTCTACTTTACATAAGATCATCACAAAAAATAAGTTCTTTAATAAGAAAACGATACTCACAAAGATTTTCGATATTTCAATACATACCAGCAATGTAATTTTTGTATCAAcaaactaacaaaaaaaaaaaaggatcgGGGAAGAAATGATACTGAAAGTAAAACTCTCCAAAATGTTGGTATTGAATCCCAGACGATTAGCGtgttacattttcttttatttttagtttgtgcATTTTGgacattcatttaaattgttgttttgGTTTGTTGAAATCAAAACTACCTACTTTGCTAAAGTTGATAATATCGAAAATCAGCCATATAAGTATCATTTTCTTATCgaagaatttattgtttctggaagtttaaaattaaaatttcacagCCACCCTATTTGCACTTTACAAAGGTCATCAATCATCATACATGATGCCATGATGGTATGTACACTtgatttcaaaactttcgcgtacacCTATTTTTCGCTATATTAAATCAGGGttgtaattaatcaactctgacatttaaacttttgaaaagccaaaatgcctcgactgacagagcaagataaagttttgatgctttccaaattagaagatgAGTGGTCCATAAGACGGGTTGCTACTCATAAGTCATAATAGGCTAAATAAAAGCACTGTTCTACAATTAATAATGAAAGAAGAGGTGGGAAAACATTTAATTGCTGTCAACGTCATATTTAACCtaatctcaaaattacccgttcacattgcttaaattttgtaaaatcgttGTTACAtgattttgaatgtgtacgcgaaagttttgaaagcaagtgtacaaCATAGCCCTACATCAGAATTGGAcggaaaaattaatattttcggAAAATctttctattaaaaattaaaattggctTGTTCAGGCTTTTTCCGAAAAATTTAACGGAAAAACAATATTTCGGTTGGCATCGTATGCTATACACACATAAACATTATATGTTGTATAACTGGAATTAATATACAgtatatttcacgagtgataatgaccccgacggaattaaaaatgcaacccacaatacatttgcaaggTTAACGTGGACAATATCCACAGATATACCCTGAGGTACATctagtaatattttttaaatttaacatctAGCCATTATAACATAATGGAGACACAGCCAACTAGacgtgaaattaaaaaaatcaccaggtaaattaaatcgaatTAAAACGACACGGTGAATCGAAATGGAATACCTTTGCAGAAGAAGAAGATTATGttgaaaattcaattaataacaaaacgaATCTTTCTGTGAAAATGTTGAGGATGAaaatgggcgtaatcattcggtgacgccgtggtgcatacaagattttattttcaactatACGCgttcctaaaaaaaaaaaaattggcaattatgaattgatgagggcgttatgaattcattacgcccgcttattcttattacgccctgttttattccccggttgttatggacatgtttacgtatttcgtatcctaggagttatcatgcaattatactaaagtgaaaaataaaagattttaaattgcaccaacataaaaaatttcaatgacCTAATACCATGTGACTATAAAAGGTTGTgactatttatttttgatagattgagaatatttttggaatattgctTTGCCAAAGCTGATGTTTAAATCAAGACTTTGGCATGTACAGTCACCTTgacatttattgttaattcattttctaaaataaacacGTACCAATCAACAAGAATAACAatctaccgggtgattttaaatgattgtgacttttttcttaagttgcgaacatttttcataaattattttggcaaacttgataccttaatcaacacattggcgtacgtacgtcattttgacattttatgtattaataaattgtgtcaaataggccAGGACgtctatgtttatgtcaactatcacattaaaaagcagaataaccaacaataatattaccaacctatgaaaaaaggtcacaatcatttaaaatcacccggtagttGCACTCTATGTATCGTTAATGTTTACTTTGAGCGGTAGAGATGCCACAGCGATGTCCTAACATGTCAACGATTTCCTCCAAAAAGCCAACAATTACCGAATGAAAGATCGTACAGTAGAACACATACATCCCTGTACATGCATGCTGTCCCGGAACtcgctccccagagaaaaaaggagaaatctCCAAAAAAGGTCAAACAGAAtcacaaagaaaaattttttttggtttaacGCTTTTCAAGAAAAGAACATTTTCATTCGACCAATCAAAGCGTTTTAAGCCATTCAGTCCCATTGCGGTTTATTTTTTCAGgcatttgcgttaaaaaaagtgccatagcgtgtctttttttttattaacgcAAATGCCTCTCCATTTAATAACGgacgccaaaaaatttttgtatgcaactcctTAGTAAAGTAggtatcttttttttactcggcggatttgcgcactcgcttcgcacgtgcggcaaattttccttctcgtaaaaaaaaagtattactttgctcacttgttacataaataactattaaaatacTGTTAAGAATATTATAAAAGTctcacataaataactacattTAAATTAGTACTTCTTTGGCCAATAAAAACGACCCTCGACGatgtttgttaaataaaatgattgaaTATTCTATAGATACTGCCACAGtatctaataaataaatttacttaaGAATTCTGTAAACATGTACCTATATGATGTGACTACACTTGATTTCCTTATTTAGACATGACAAGAATCAAACTTTCCACCCGttttaaatcttatttattgcAATTGCGTATGTCAGCTCCATTAAATAACGTAACCTGCTGCATTTAAATCGGGAAAAATGATGGTAAAAGAGTAGCAAAAAATGTGTAgtaaacaaatcaaaatgtacgttttatttttacatagtTAGTTCCAGTTTTGATGATACTGTATTAAAATCAATAACCTATTAATAATCATTTCCACATTATAAATACAGTAAATATTAACTCAAAACTAATATCTTAACATGATTATATTTTTGTGTATATAGTTACGTAACAGTTATATATCACTTTTCAATAACTTAAAAACTGCAATTTACTACAGATAAGTATTCGAACATCAAATTGAGTATTAACTTCAGTACATTATTGAAACTAgacataataaatatttaaaattgattaaCTATGAAAATGCAAATATTATAAAACCACAAACAGTTATATAAGGCACAAATGTGGGTTGTAGTTCCACTATTTAAAACATCTTTTGAGTGCAACTACTGCATTTTGATACTGTCCTACTATCACCTAATCTGACAgtatcatcatcatcattttCCAACATGCCATTATCATGTCGTCTCTAAAAAATTCCccattttaaacaattactCCTTACATTACTTACATTAAGTAACAATAACACTAAGATGATTATCTTACCTTTAACTCAGTGGCAAGACAAAGAAAGGCATCTTCTATATTAGAGTTATCTTTTGCACTAGCTTCTAACACAAATAACACTT contains these protein-coding regions:
- the LOC138122909 gene encoding tripartite motif-containing protein 2-like, which gives rise to MDASQRNLTGQRTETFKKSKAVSKVQSVRLRRQQRLQRQDSIGAIEELVQCGICLEKLADPKMLPCQHTFCLNCLQSHLLAHKLLVKQQSLDSQSALSKKAAAIKCPVCQKKVELQKGVDSLNDLPKNLYIESVLKLIDGNTSPLTPKNDYRCVKCQIFSQQQGQCCQHCMQVFCNVCWNEHLTELESNLTTLVKQVDESKVRLDHKLENFESRCRQLVENIKEATLQKIELIKMDEEKVLKDVQIIMQEGKVAHDNVDDKLQELKDKLTSKSFEKSPGKVFSFMNLHKETSRLLSQVSHYGEARVIFDPDTFKLDQDTEGVYKDVGDGENVTLSRSTSSLERFEVASQHYRSRSFVPKLVWNKCPRPASAGVPPWDNRLLYIAATDTHTVLILNKDRRKLEGRLTSSEMVYPQGLAFSKTNSEIYVSDKWKHCIHVFSKNGDYLREMLSKGTGNGKVRSPDGIAMGPNEELVICDTGNDRIIVVNSLTGEHLSTIGLVNNKTMLNMPTGVAVSGDKIVVADTGNHRIKIFYMDGRKIHEFGSLGRDRGQFRSAEVVAVDTSGCILVGDGGNARVQIFGPDGTLVKIFGGSSSGDEGFGWVSGICVTPQFDIITSDSKRRCLRIF
- the LOC138122918 gene encoding uncharacterized protein produces the protein MKISISRMKHLWMKTHAIYFLLLSLLLPSCLSKEEVHSRQKRILWVTADGRLALPPGTTLVITPSLSLPFVRYPPDGFFSNMTVSLPFTIDFNKLGLTDNENPFGVLPPVLARSMGRAAGGVLADYIGSLLDHRKRSRSKRSLQEATPQPPEQFKHAFHGGERALLYFVLEEFLENFGMDGKACLLRAICEVHAHPLQNFGLMGEMLKLFLTASKSPYSKMLDEYVEAENAGRGKSGSSECWPYMKDCPKSLFLPRHNHYSESGEEDVIEEENKVTYNPTITNM